One window of Alkaliphilus metalliredigens QYMF genomic DNA carries:
- a CDS encoding heavy metal translocating P-type ATPase, which translates to MSYVSHVIKKELILEGMDCAGCTSKIEVAIAKLVGVKEVSLNFVTKTLTIEIDDESKMESVVSAAKDIVNQFEPHVIVKEKMIDKVSKKALVLKGLSCVSCATKIEDKVKELKGVHSVYMDFTSEKLVIEAKTHDWHRITKEVTAIVKHIESDVEVIDESRKKDEQGHSHGGGDNKMELIRLGIGAILYAIALAFQMSDSIEFVLYFISYLLIGGEVLLKAGRNIRRGQIFDENFLMSIATIGAFAIGEFPEGVAVMLFYQIGEFFQGLAVNRSRKSIGALMDIRPDYANLKVGNDVKKVSPEEVTVGDHILVKPGEKVPLDGVVIEGQSMVDTSALTGESVPREVEVDSNVLGGFINKNGVLTIKVSKEFGESTVSKILELVENASSKKAPTENFITKFARYYTPVVVFVALALAIIPPLVIDGATFSEWIYRALVFLVISCPCALVISIPLGFFGGIGGASKNGILIKGGNYLEALNSVDIVVFDKTGTLTKGVFKVMEINVEQNISKEELLEYAAYAESYSNHPISTSILKAYGKEVNKEEIESYNEISGHGIKIKVKDKEILAGNIKLMDSEKIAYEPVEAIGTIVYVAINGKLAGSIIISDEIKEDSQRAIKELKAIGVKKIVMLTGDNKQVGIKVAKQLGIDEVHTELLPDEKVEKLEQLDRQKSPKGKLVFVGDGINDAPVLARADIGVAMGGLGSDAAIEAADVVLMTDEPMKLVSAIKIAKRTKRIVWQNIIFAFGVKGIVLLLGAGGLATMWEAVFADVGVALIAVFNAMRVLNVKNL; encoded by the coding sequence ATGAGTTATGTAAGCCATGTAATCAAAAAAGAATTGATTCTAGAAGGTATGGACTGCGCTGGTTGTACTTCTAAAATAGAAGTAGCCATAGCTAAATTAGTAGGTGTTAAAGAGGTGTCTTTAAATTTTGTTACGAAGACGTTGACAATTGAAATAGATGATGAGAGTAAAATGGAGTCTGTTGTCTCAGCTGCAAAGGATATCGTCAATCAATTTGAACCCCATGTCATCGTAAAAGAAAAGATGATTGATAAAGTATCGAAGAAAGCTTTAGTGCTAAAGGGATTATCCTGTGTAAGCTGCGCTACAAAAATTGAGGATAAAGTAAAAGAATTAAAGGGCGTCCATAGTGTCTATATGGATTTTACATCGGAGAAATTAGTAATTGAGGCAAAGACACATGATTGGCACAGAATTACCAAGGAAGTAACGGCTATTGTAAAACATATAGAGTCTGATGTTGAAGTCATTGATGAAAGTAGAAAGAAAGATGAACAGGGTCATAGTCACGGCGGCGGAGACAATAAGATGGAGCTTATACGATTGGGCATTGGGGCTATATTATATGCCATAGCACTTGCTTTTCAAATGTCAGATTCCATTGAATTTGTATTGTACTTCATAAGCTATCTACTTATAGGTGGAGAAGTATTACTGAAGGCAGGTAGAAATATACGAAGAGGTCAAATTTTCGATGAAAACTTCCTAATGAGTATTGCAACAATAGGAGCCTTTGCTATCGGAGAATTCCCTGAAGGCGTAGCGGTAATGCTCTTCTACCAAATAGGTGAGTTCTTCCAGGGGTTAGCGGTGAATCGTTCTAGAAAATCCATCGGAGCGCTGATGGATATTCGACCTGATTATGCTAATCTTAAGGTTGGAAATGATGTAAAGAAGGTTTCTCCAGAAGAAGTAACTGTAGGTGACCACATTCTAGTGAAACCAGGAGAAAAAGTACCTCTTGATGGTGTTGTGATAGAAGGACAATCCATGGTAGATACTTCGGCTTTAACAGGTGAATCTGTGCCAAGGGAAGTGGAAGTAGATAGCAATGTATTAGGCGGATTTATTAATAAAAACGGTGTATTAACAATTAAAGTGAGTAAAGAATTTGGGGAATCCACGGTATCTAAGATTTTAGAGTTAGTAGAGAATGCAAGCAGTAAAAAGGCCCCAACAGAAAACTTTATCACTAAATTTGCAAGATATTATACACCGGTAGTTGTATTTGTAGCCCTAGCCTTAGCAATCATACCACCCCTTGTGATTGACGGTGCTACTTTTTCAGAATGGATTTATAGAGCCTTGGTATTTCTTGTAATCTCCTGCCCTTGTGCATTGGTAATCTCTATACCACTAGGGTTCTTTGGGGGTATTGGAGGTGCATCGAAAAACGGAATTCTCATAAAGGGTGGAAACTATCTGGAAGCCCTAAACAGTGTTGATATAGTAGTCTTTGATAAAACAGGTACATTGACAAAGGGCGTATTCAAGGTAATGGAGATAAATGTAGAGCAAAATATCTCAAAGGAAGAACTGCTAGAATATGCGGCTTATGCCGAAAGTTATTCTAACCATCCTATCTCCACATCTATCTTAAAGGCCTATGGAAAAGAAGTAAATAAAGAAGAAATTGAAAGTTATAATGAAATATCAGGGCATGGTATTAAAATAAAGGTCAAAGATAAGGAAATTTTAGCAGGTAACATTAAATTGATGGATAGCGAAAAAATTGCATATGAACCAGTAGAAGCTATAGGAACCATAGTATATGTAGCAATTAACGGAAAACTTGCTGGTTCTATCATTATTTCAGATGAGATAAAGGAAGATTCTCAGCGTGCAATTAAAGAATTAAAGGCTATTGGTGTTAAAAAGATTGTGATGCTTACAGGAGACAACAAGCAAGTAGGAATAAAAGTGGCGAAGCAATTAGGCATAGATGAGGTACACACAGAACTGCTACCTGATGAAAAAGTTGAGAAGCTGGAGCAATTAGATAGACAGAAATCACCAAAAGGGAAATTGGTCTTTGTTGGAGATGGGATCAATGATGCCCCGGTTTTAGCTAGAGCAGATATTGGTGTAGCCATGGGTGGATTGGGATCTGATGCAGCTATTGAAGCGGCTGATGTTGTCCTAATGACTGATGAACCAATGAAACTAGTCAGCGCCATAAAGATAGCAAAAAGAACAAAGCGTATTGTATGGCAAAACATTATCTTTGCTTTTGGAGTAAAAGGGATTGTTCTACTGCTAGGAGCTGGTGGTCTTGCAACCATGTGGGAAGCCGTATTTGCCGATGTAGGTGTAGCACTAATCGCAGTATTTAACGCCATGAGGGTTTTAAATGTAAAAAATCTATAA
- the uvsE gene encoding UV DNA damage repair endonuclease UvsE — protein sequence MSIGYACLTVGVENTDQKSCMLKNASESRLSEIVAYNLSALENIIDYNIKNQIKLFRISSDLIPFGSSPMNTLHWWDVYRSDFSKIGEKIKKSGMRVSMHPGQYTVLNSPREEVVERAIQDLNYHARVLDCLGVGPEHKIVLHIGGIYDDKKEAMDRFIRNYQSLEEAVKKRLVIENDDKSYTISDVLEIGAILNIPVIFDNLHNEINPSDQERDELYWIGACRKTWEEKDGNQKIHYSQQNPEKRAGSHSESIGINEFMVFYQKIKRDDLDMMLEVKDKNLSAVKCINSTSTQKKIKALELEWSKYKYTILETSPVNYLEIRKILKDKDGYPAISFYTLVEEALQKERTIENAVNAAQHVWGYFKDVASEKEKQAFLKNMDKFIKKETSIRSIKRNLWKLAVKYKEEYLLSSYYFVL from the coding sequence ATGAGTATAGGATATGCGTGTTTAACGGTTGGGGTTGAAAATACCGATCAGAAAAGCTGTATGCTTAAAAATGCAAGTGAAAGCAGATTGTCAGAAATAGTCGCCTACAATTTATCTGCTCTTGAAAATATCATTGATTATAATATCAAAAACCAAATAAAACTCTTTAGGATTAGCTCGGATTTAATCCCCTTTGGTTCAAGTCCGATGAACACACTCCATTGGTGGGATGTGTATAGATCTGATTTTTCAAAAATAGGTGAAAAAATTAAAAAGAGCGGTATGAGGGTTTCCATGCACCCGGGGCAATATACCGTATTAAACTCACCAAGAGAAGAAGTTGTGGAGAGGGCAATTCAAGACTTAAATTATCATGCAAGAGTACTGGACTGTCTAGGAGTAGGTCCTGAGCATAAGATAGTATTACATATCGGAGGCATCTATGATGATAAAAAGGAAGCGATGGATAGATTTATAAGGAATTACCAAAGCCTAGAGGAAGCAGTTAAAAAGAGGCTTGTGATAGAAAACGATGATAAATCCTATACCATAAGTGATGTATTGGAAATCGGAGCAATACTTAATATACCGGTTATTTTTGATAACCTCCATAATGAAATTAACCCCAGTGACCAGGAAAGAGATGAACTTTATTGGATCGGGGCGTGTAGAAAAACATGGGAGGAAAAGGATGGGAATCAAAAAATCCATTACTCACAGCAGAATCCAGAAAAAAGAGCTGGATCTCATTCTGAAAGTATTGGGATTAATGAGTTTATGGTCTTTTATCAAAAGATCAAAAGAGATGATCTTGATATGATGCTAGAAGTAAAAGACAAAAACCTCTCAGCAGTAAAATGTATTAATAGCACGTCAACACAGAAAAAAATTAAGGCACTTGAGCTTGAGTGGAGTAAGTATAAATACACAATTTTAGAAACCTCACCAGTAAACTATTTGGAGATTCGTAAAATACTCAAGGATAAGGATGGGTACCCTGCAATTTCTTTTTATACCTTAGTTGAAGAAGCTTTACAAAAAGAGCGGACCATTGAAAATGCAGTCAATGCCGCACAGCATGTTTGGGGATATTTCAAAGATGTAGCAAGTGAAAAAGAAAAACAAGCATTTCTAAAGAACATGGATAAATTTATAAAAAAAGAAACTTCAATTAGATCCATTAAGCGAAATCTATGGAAGTTAGCTGTTAAATACAAGGAAGAATATCTTTTAAGTTCATATTATTTTGTGTTATAA
- a CDS encoding GntR family transcriptional regulator, whose protein sequence is MEFNNSKPIYLQIIDYIKKQLIRGELKGGDKISSQREFAQQMKVNPNTVQRAYREMESMQLVETIRGQGTFICNQEEMLAVIQEEMAGDLLRHFIEEMYSLGYSKEAMVQLIEKWKTEVREEEK, encoded by the coding sequence ATGGAATTTAACAATTCAAAGCCAATCTATTTACAAATTATCGATTATATTAAAAAGCAGTTAATTCGGGGTGAATTAAAGGGTGGAGACAAGATTTCTTCCCAGCGAGAATTTGCTCAACAAATGAAGGTCAACCCCAATACAGTTCAAAGGGCTTACCGAGAGATGGAAAGTATGCAACTGGTAGAAACCATTCGAGGGCAAGGGACCTTTATTTGTAACCAGGAAGAAATGCTAGCAGTCATTCAAGAAGAAATGGCAGGAGATCTACTAAGACACTTTATAGAGGAAATGTATTCATTGGGCTATAGCAAAGAAGCAATGGTTCAACTAATAGAGAAATGGAAAACAGAAGTAAGGGAGGAAGAAAAATGA
- a CDS encoding ABC transporter ATP-binding protein yields MIEFKGVTKKFGSTIAVDNVTMTFPKGKIIGLLGPNGSGKSTTLKMIASLNKPDQGEITIDGKSPSKETRETLAYLPEIDYLYPWMTIEGAGKFMKSFYDDWNEEKFQSLMKFLNLEPQMIIKKISKGMRAKAKLLLVFSRNAKLVLLDEPLSGIDIFTRDQIIDTIIQDYCEGEQTIILSTHEIHEVESLLDYVVFMHQGTILRQGEAEDLRSEENKSLVELMKEVYRNENI; encoded by the coding sequence ATGATTGAATTTAAGGGTGTAACGAAGAAATTCGGCAGTACAATAGCCGTAGATAATGTGACCATGACATTTCCTAAGGGGAAGATTATTGGATTACTAGGGCCTAATGGTTCCGGGAAGTCAACCACTTTAAAAATGATCGCCTCATTAAATAAGCCAGATCAGGGAGAAATCACTATTGATGGCAAGAGTCCTTCTAAAGAAACAAGGGAAACCTTAGCCTATCTACCGGAAATTGACTATCTTTATCCCTGGATGACCATTGAAGGAGCAGGAAAGTTCATGAAAAGCTTCTATGATGATTGGAATGAGGAAAAGTTTCAATCCCTGATGAAGTTTTTAAATCTGGAACCTCAAATGATTATAAAAAAAATCTCAAAAGGGATGAGGGCAAAGGCCAAGCTCCTATTGGTGTTCTCACGAAATGCCAAGCTGGTTTTACTGGATGAACCATTATCGGGCATTGATATATTCACCCGAGATCAAATTATCGATACAATTATTCAGGATTATTGCGAAGGAGAGCAAACCATTATTCTTTCAACCCATGAGATTCATGAAGTAGAAAGTCTCCTAGACTATGTGGTTTTTATGCACCAAGGAACAATCCTTCGTCAAGGAGAAGCGGAAGACCTTCGGAGCGAAGAAAATAAATCCTTGGTAGAGTTGATGAAGGAGGTTTATCGAAATGAAAACATCTAG
- a CDS encoding CAP domain-containing protein: MKFFLFLLCIVILSFGFLQFFDLPIEFSLDFIVEPQATPSEEPSFPHAPGPEEIELAAPGEDFAFSYRGISLGTSLDKVHSILGAPHSILPSEYPFQWYIFHEDYQQYVQVGIANGHVVALYSNDAQWQNPWAFDFNTLSTTVESVLGNSLDRIQKDNIIYLLPEDRHYLLFEVERFYLTVFFDIHNNNQVTSFLLIDQEIENKYHAPLDPDIALAEAYKEQVFYLTNAIRVRHDLPLLTWHEGAAVTALGHSKDMAVQNFFDHRNPQGEDPFDRMAAQGIMYRRAGENIAAGQQNSIFAHEGWMNSLGHRQAILGDFNSLGVGVHLGGPLDAYYTQNFLSQ; the protein is encoded by the coding sequence ATGAAGTTTTTCTTATTTTTGCTATGTATTGTCATTCTTAGTTTTGGTTTTCTTCAGTTTTTTGACCTTCCCATAGAGTTTTCTTTGGACTTTATTGTCGAACCTCAGGCTACTCCTTCGGAAGAACCTTCTTTTCCCCATGCACCAGGACCAGAGGAAATAGAGTTAGCTGCCCCTGGAGAGGACTTTGCCTTTTCCTATAGAGGAATTTCCCTTGGTACTTCCCTAGACAAGGTCCACTCTATCCTAGGAGCGCCCCACAGTATCCTTCCTAGTGAATATCCCTTCCAATGGTATATTTTTCATGAGGACTATCAACAATATGTTCAGGTAGGCATTGCTAATGGTCATGTGGTTGCGCTTTATAGTAATGATGCCCAATGGCAAAATCCATGGGCCTTTGATTTCAACACCCTCTCCACCACAGTGGAATCAGTTTTAGGCAATTCCCTTGATCGTATTCAAAAAGATAATATCATCTATCTCCTTCCGGAGGATCGCCATTATCTTCTTTTTGAAGTAGAACGTTTTTATTTAACTGTTTTTTTTGATATCCATAACAATAACCAAGTGACTTCCTTTCTTTTAATAGATCAGGAAATAGAGAATAAATATCACGCACCCCTTGACCCAGATATAGCCTTAGCCGAAGCTTACAAAGAACAGGTCTTTTATTTAACAAATGCCATTCGGGTTCGTCATGATCTACCCTTACTGACTTGGCATGAGGGAGCTGCTGTTACGGCCCTAGGCCATAGTAAGGATATGGCAGTACAAAATTTCTTTGATCACCGTAACCCACAAGGAGAAGACCCCTTCGACCGAATGGCCGCCCAAGGCATCATGTATCGTAGGGCAGGAGAAAATATTGCTGCAGGACAGCAAAATTCAATTTTTGCCCATGAGGGTTGGATGAATTCACTAGGCCATCGCCAGGCGATTTTAGGGGATTTTAATTCCCTAGGAGTTGGCGTCCACTTAGGGGGGCCATTAGACGCCTATTATACACAAAACTTTTTATCGCAATGA
- a CDS encoding 3D domain-containing protein, whose protein sequence is MESHQSSKRLLNSKVIIAAIVGSLLLILVGTISLHKTVVVAIEGQEIQVSTLASTVEGVLRKEGIEIGEADRTVPELNQRVKDGERIVIHRAYEIQLIESGNTQSIITAVETVKSLLQSLNIELQDMDIVEPPLGVSIGEGDTVKITRVTEELTAETQEIPYQTVIKHNNEMDYGKMNQLQEGKPGLQEVKIAIRYEDGEEVERSIIEEYVTTEAVNEIMERGTANLIATSRGNSRYTKALTMTATAYDAGYESTGKRPGDQYYGVTRSGTQVRPGVVAVDPNVIPLGTKLYIESTDGTGNYGYASAEDTGGAIKGNKIDLYYESRSEALRFGRRTVKVYVLE, encoded by the coding sequence ATGGAGAGTCATCAGAGCAGTAAAAGACTTTTAAATTCGAAGGTCATTATTGCAGCGATTGTAGGATCACTTTTGTTGATCTTAGTAGGAACGATTAGCCTACATAAAACAGTAGTGGTTGCTATTGAAGGACAGGAAATTCAGGTTTCAACCTTGGCGTCAACCGTAGAAGGCGTTTTGAGAAAAGAAGGAATTGAGATTGGAGAAGCAGATAGAACTGTACCCGAGCTAAATCAGAGGGTTAAGGATGGAGAAAGAATTGTAATTCATAGGGCCTATGAAATTCAATTGATAGAATCAGGGAATACACAGTCTATTATAACAGCAGTAGAGACGGTCAAAAGTTTACTACAATCACTCAATATAGAGCTTCAAGACATGGACATCGTTGAACCACCCTTAGGCGTAAGCATAGGGGAAGGGGATACAGTTAAAATCACAAGGGTAACAGAAGAGCTCACGGCAGAAACCCAGGAAATTCCATATCAAACCGTAATAAAACATAATAATGAAATGGATTATGGGAAGATGAATCAACTGCAAGAAGGAAAGCCGGGTTTGCAGGAAGTGAAGATTGCGATTCGATATGAGGATGGAGAAGAAGTAGAACGATCCATCATAGAAGAATATGTGACCACAGAAGCTGTTAATGAAATCATGGAAAGAGGAACAGCCAACTTGATTGCTACCTCTCGGGGAAATAGTAGATATACAAAAGCACTCACCATGACAGCAACGGCATATGATGCAGGCTATGAGAGTACAGGAAAAAGACCCGGGGACCAGTATTACGGAGTGACCCGTAGTGGAACTCAGGTAAGACCAGGGGTTGTGGCTGTTGATCCCAATGTCATTCCATTAGGAACAAAGTTGTATATTGAATCAACCGACGGGACTGGTAATTACGGATATGCCAGTGCAGAGGATACCGGCGGTGCCATTAAAGGAAATAAAATTGATTTGTATTATGAAAGTCGTAGTGAAGCCCTACGTTTTGGGCGTAGAACTGTGAAGGTTTATGTGTTAGAATAA
- the rnmV gene encoding ribonuclease M5 translates to MIKEIIVVEGKDDVSAIKKAVEAETIITGGFSLPERVMKQIETAAKRRGVIIFTDPDFAGDKIRKRIANRVPGCKHAFLPKEEAMKDGDIGIENATPKSICAALAKARSESMEKREVFTRVDLIGNGLMGDNQASYRRDEIGKTLGIGYGNAKQFLNRLNHYGVTREEYIEALKNLDEVGMKNG, encoded by the coding sequence ATGATAAAGGAAATCATTGTAGTAGAAGGCAAGGATGATGTATCAGCCATTAAAAAGGCAGTGGAAGCAGAAACCATTATCACGGGTGGTTTTTCCTTACCTGAAAGAGTGATGAAACAAATTGAAACAGCGGCCAAAAGAAGAGGTGTCATTATTTTCACTGATCCGGATTTTGCAGGAGACAAGATACGTAAAAGAATCGCTAACCGGGTGCCTGGTTGTAAGCATGCCTTTCTACCAAAGGAAGAAGCCATGAAGGATGGTGATATCGGAATTGAAAATGCCACTCCCAAAAGCATTTGTGCAGCCCTAGCAAAGGCTAGAAGTGAATCAATGGAAAAAAGAGAGGTCTTCACAAGGGTGGATCTCATCGGAAATGGTCTGATGGGAGATAACCAAGCCTCCTACCGGCGAGATGAAATTGGGAAAACACTAGGAATTGGCTATGGAAATGCAAAGCAATTCCTGAACCGCCTCAATCATTATGGCGTGACAAGGGAAGAATATATAGAAGCCTTAAAAAATTTAGATGAAGTAGGGATGAAAAATGGATAA
- the rsmA gene encoding 16S rRNA (adenine(1518)-N(6)/adenine(1519)-N(6))-dimethyltransferase RsmA produces the protein MDKIVSPSKTKAIVEKYKFRFSKSLGQNFLIDQNILEDIVDGADIQPDDCVIEIGPGIGTLTQFIAEKAHKVVAIEIDRNLIPILKHTLADYQNVEVINQDVLKVDLHQLIADKFEGKPVKVIANLPYYVTTPIVMRFLEEKVPVDSLVIMIQKEVAVRMQAGPGTKDYGALSIAVQYYCNPEILLKVPPSVFIPQPKVESIVIKLQVYPEPKVKVERDDLMFALVKDAFGKRRKTLLNALSSGLLQLSKEIVRESLEAANIDENRRGETLTIEEYATLTKEVAARQ, from the coding sequence ATGGATAAGATCGTCTCACCAAGCAAAACGAAGGCAATCGTAGAAAAATATAAGTTCAGATTTTCAAAGAGTTTGGGTCAAAACTTTTTGATTGATCAAAACATACTAGAAGACATTGTGGATGGCGCAGATATACAGCCAGATGACTGTGTCATTGAAATCGGTCCTGGAATTGGAACCCTAACACAATTCATTGCAGAGAAGGCACATAAAGTAGTGGCCATTGAAATTGATCGAAATTTGATTCCAATCTTAAAGCACACCCTAGCAGATTATCAAAATGTTGAAGTCATCAATCAAGACGTTTTGAAGGTAGATTTACATCAACTAATTGCTGATAAATTTGAAGGAAAGCCAGTAAAAGTCATTGCTAACCTTCCTTATTACGTGACAACACCAATTGTGATGCGGTTCCTAGAAGAAAAGGTACCAGTGGATTCTCTGGTGATTATGATTCAAAAAGAAGTAGCAGTTCGGATGCAGGCAGGACCTGGAACAAAGGACTATGGGGCCTTGTCTATTGCGGTGCAATATTATTGCAATCCTGAAATACTATTAAAAGTGCCACCATCAGTGTTTATTCCACAGCCAAAGGTAGAGTCAATCGTGATCAAGCTACAGGTCTATCCAGAACCAAAGGTGAAGGTAGAAAGAGATGATTTGATGTTCGCCTTGGTGAAAGACGCCTTTGGTAAGCGTAGAAAGACATTACTTAACGCATTAAGCTCAGGACTACTACAGTTATCGAAAGAGATTGTAAGAGAATCCTTAGAAGCAGCAAACATAGATGAAAACCGCAGGGGCGAAACCCTAACAATAGAAGAGTACGCAACATTAACCAAAGAAGTCGCCGCTAGACAATAA
- a CDS encoding sodium:calcium antiporter: MFNTYALFLFSAVLVIISGMKLSKYGDVIANNTSLGHGIVGGVLIAAATSLPELVTSVSASLMGAPDIAIGNVYGSNIFNLMILAVADILHGQGRFLQTVKMNHILAGLFGVLLSALGALSILINQIGGLDLEIGWVSINSLIIFITYSLGSILIIRYENKLSRMTPPKEIEEVAEVQDTSIKHAIIGFGLAAAIIIWAGMTLAQAGDQIAMVTGLGHTFVGTLLIAGTTSLPELVATIAAIKIGAHDMAVGNVFGSNIFNMIIITVADLAYSPGSIFSDINIDHTITAMAGIVLSAIALIGLFYRTQRTILNIGWDSVFILVVYLTTVYLILIT; encoded by the coding sequence TTGTTTAATACATATGCATTATTTCTATTTAGTGCTGTTTTAGTCATTATATCCGGCATGAAGCTATCTAAATATGGAGATGTGATTGCTAATAACACCTCACTAGGACATGGGATCGTTGGAGGCGTACTAATTGCCGCAGCCACAAGTTTACCAGAGCTTGTCACAAGTGTGTCTGCATCTCTGATGGGGGCGCCGGACATTGCCATTGGGAATGTCTATGGAAGCAATATATTTAACCTAATGATTTTAGCTGTGGCAGATATTTTACATGGACAAGGTCGATTTTTGCAGACAGTGAAGATGAATCATATATTAGCAGGTCTATTTGGTGTTTTATTATCAGCATTAGGAGCCTTGTCCATTTTAATCAATCAAATTGGAGGGCTAGACCTAGAAATTGGATGGGTGAGTATCAATAGCTTAATTATTTTTATAACCTATAGTCTGGGATCAATATTGATTATACGATATGAAAATAAATTAAGCAGAATGACCCCTCCCAAGGAAATAGAAGAGGTAGCAGAAGTCCAAGATACTTCTATCAAACATGCCATTATTGGATTTGGCCTAGCGGCGGCCATTATTATATGGGCTGGAATGACATTAGCACAAGCGGGAGACCAAATAGCCATGGTAACTGGACTGGGACATACATTTGTGGGTACATTATTGATTGCTGGGACCACCTCTTTACCAGAGCTAGTGGCGACCATAGCAGCCATAAAAATAGGAGCCCACGATATGGCCGTGGGCAATGTTTTTGGAAGCAATATTTTCAATATGATTATTATTACCGTGGCAGATTTAGCATACTCTCCAGGCTCTATTTTTTCTGATATCAATATTGATCATACCATAACAGCCATGGCGGGAATCGTACTGAGTGCCATTGCATTAATCGGATTATTCTATCGGACACAACGGACCATTTTAAACATCGGATGGGACTCGGTGTTTATTCTTGTCGTCTACTTAACCACAGTGTATTTAATATTGATTACTTAA
- a CDS encoding rhodanese-like domain-containing protein yields MRIFLIKKRNLYIAVGVIIALIIGAIFFTAVTRDRTVSSQHLKYAYRNLLPEEANDLITNNPHVLILDVRSPEDYTQGHLHNALSVPYKELKGQLDEFAQENTYLVYSQSGKESTKAAKLLSESGFPRVFTLVGGYHKWPYGITKVSQ; encoded by the coding sequence ATGCGCATTTTTCTCATTAAAAAGCGGAACCTCTATATTGCTGTAGGTGTCATCATTGCTCTTATCATCGGAGCTATCTTTTTTACAGCAGTAACAAGGGATCGAACGGTCAGTAGTCAGCATCTAAAATATGCCTATCGGAATCTTCTACCTGAGGAAGCCAATGACCTGATTACCAACAATCCTCATGTACTGATTTTGGACGTACGCTCCCCAGAGGACTATACCCAAGGGCATTTACATAATGCCCTTTCTGTTCCTTATAAGGAGTTAAAAGGTCAATTGGATGAGTTTGCCCAGGAAAATACCTACCTCGTCTATTCCCAAAGCGGTAAAGAAAGTACTAAGGCTGCTAAGCTCCTATCAGAGTCTGGATTTCCTAGGGTTTTCACATTGGTAGGAGGCTATCATAAATGGCCCTATGGCATTACTAAAGTATCACAATAG
- a CDS encoding YtrH family sporulation protein has translation MLVFSQNMVYNFFIALGVMLGACLFGGVAATLNGHPPLKTMLDLGDKIKIWAAVVALGGTFPSLKIIEIGIFNGEFRGLIKQMLYIVSALVGAHVAYKLMVYLEGSGRL, from the coding sequence ATGTTGGTATTCTCGCAAAATATGGTATATAACTTTTTTATTGCTTTAGGAGTCATGTTAGGTGCTTGCCTATTTGGAGGCGTTGCTGCTACTTTAAATGGACATCCACCATTGAAAACAATGTTAGACCTTGGGGATAAGATTAAGATTTGGGCTGCTGTTGTGGCCCTAGGTGGCACATTTCCTTCTCTGAAAATAATCGAAATAGGCATCTTTAATGGGGAATTCCGTGGTTTGATCAAACAGATGCTTTATATTGTCAGTGCCTTGGTGGGTGCCCATGTTGCCTATAAGTTAATGGTTTATCTAGAGGGCAGTGGCAGATTATGA
- a CDS encoding DUF3189 family protein produces MYIIYYGTGTALTTSVAASIHLSDLTNPEAFQKELVRKINEFWLLEQQSLGHLYYLGTDSLSHDVFLMNVAQSETIVLPGFKSVFEILQLRSTQYLLVDTTSFVTVYNLLGFNLYKRNLFRKLGHRCLLKGIEKNLSKIFLLVENTKKQLENKDG; encoded by the coding sequence ATGTACATCATTTATTATGGAACAGGTACTGCACTTACAACCTCTGTGGCTGCCTCGATTCATCTATCTGATCTCACAAATCCAGAAGCGTTTCAGAAAGAGCTTGTCAGGAAAATCAATGAGTTCTGGCTTCTGGAGCAGCAATCCTTAGGACATCTCTATTATCTGGGTACCGATTCTTTGTCTCATGATGTGTTTTTAATGAATGTGGCCCAGTCTGAAACCATTGTATTGCCAGGATTTAAGTCTGTCTTTGAAATTTTACAGCTGAGGTCTACCCAATACTTATTAGTTGATACAACTTCCTTTGTTACTGTTTATAATCTCCTGGGATTTAATCTATATAAGAGAAATCTATTTCGCAAGCTAGGACACAGGTGTCTACTGAAAGGAATTGAAAAAAATCTAAGCAAAATTTTTTTGCTAGTTGAAAATACAAAAAAACAACTTGAAAATAAGGATGGTTGA